The following are encoded together in the Geobacter sulfurreducens PCA genome:
- the thyX gene encoding FAD-dependent thymidylate synthase, translating to MKIALLQHTPDPEAAVALAARLCYASVGIDELREKLSASDVTAFLDKIMSLGHQSVLEHASFTFGIEGISRAASHQLVRHRIASYSQQSQRYVTFRGDGFPRVVPGSVSATEKRRQVFESAMQACADAYRALVDDGVPAEDARFVLPNAAETKIIVTMNARELIHFFGLRCCERAQWEIRALAVEMLRLVKGVAPTIFRDAGPGCLTGPCPEGGMTCGKAAEVKRLFREMSI from the coding sequence ATGAAAATTGCCCTCCTCCAGCATACTCCCGATCCTGAAGCCGCCGTGGCGCTCGCGGCGCGGCTCTGCTACGCCTCCGTCGGCATCGATGAGTTGCGGGAAAAGCTTTCCGCCTCGGACGTGACGGCGTTCCTTGACAAGATCATGTCGCTTGGGCATCAGTCGGTGCTGGAGCATGCATCGTTCACCTTCGGCATCGAGGGGATTTCCCGGGCCGCCAGCCACCAGCTCGTGCGCCACCGCATCGCCTCTTATTCACAGCAGTCCCAGCGCTACGTGACCTTCCGCGGTGACGGCTTCCCCCGGGTTGTGCCCGGGAGCGTATCCGCCACGGAGAAGCGCCGGCAGGTGTTCGAATCGGCCATGCAGGCCTGCGCCGATGCCTACCGGGCTCTGGTGGACGACGGGGTTCCCGCCGAAGATGCCCGTTTCGTCCTCCCCAACGCCGCGGAGACGAAGATCATAGTGACCATGAATGCCCGTGAGCTCATTCACTTTTTCGGCCTCCGCTGCTGCGAGCGGGCCCAGTGGGAAATCCGGGCGCTGGCGGTGGAGATGCTGCGGCTTGTGAAGGGCGTTGCCCCCACCATTTTCCGGGATGCCGGTCCCGGCTGCCTGACCGGCCCCTGCCCCGAAGGAGGCATGACCTGCGGGAAAGCAGCGGAGGTGAAACGGTTGTTCAGGGAGATGTCCATATGA
- a CDS encoding IclR family transcriptional regulator, whose protein sequence is MQKKDKSDYMILAVSHALDLLEQFHAEDAVELGVTEISRRLKLHKNNVFRLLATLESRGYVEQNPITGNYRLGLRTLELRQSMIRQMALLPYAKPALEELVKECDETAYVAVLKENLSVYLYGVESHATVRVVSRLGSRLPAYCTAAGKVMLAGLPENDLERYLSRTELAPFTPNTIVERDKLREHLKEVAAQGHAIDNEELEIGVRGVAAPIHDYRSVVVGAVIISGPAMRFTDGRVRDELTPLACRTAEAISVKLGYAAPTAGL, encoded by the coding sequence GTGCAGAAAAAAGACAAGTCAGACTACATGATCCTGGCCGTTTCCCATGCGTTAGACCTGCTTGAGCAGTTTCATGCCGAGGACGCGGTCGAGTTGGGCGTCACGGAGATATCCAGAAGGCTCAAGCTTCACAAAAACAACGTGTTCAGGCTCTTGGCGACCCTCGAGTCGCGCGGCTACGTGGAGCAGAACCCCATAACCGGCAATTACCGCCTCGGCCTCAGGACACTTGAGCTGCGCCAGTCAATGATCCGCCAGATGGCGCTGCTCCCCTACGCCAAGCCGGCCCTCGAAGAACTCGTGAAGGAGTGCGACGAAACGGCTTACGTGGCCGTTCTCAAGGAGAATCTGAGCGTCTACCTTTACGGTGTGGAGAGCCACGCCACGGTCCGGGTCGTTTCGCGCCTCGGCTCGCGCCTGCCGGCCTACTGCACCGCCGCGGGCAAGGTAATGCTCGCGGGACTTCCCGAAAACGACCTCGAACGGTATCTCTCCCGGACGGAACTGGCCCCCTTCACCCCCAATACCATCGTTGAGCGGGACAAGCTGCGGGAACACCTGAAAGAAGTGGCTGCCCAGGGGCATGCCATTGACAATGAAGAGCTGGAAATCGGCGTCCGCGGCGTAGCAGCCCCTATCCATGACTACCGGTCGGTGGTGGTCGGTGCGGTGATCATCTCAGGCCCGGCCATGCGCTTCACCGATGGCCGGGTACGCGACGAACTGACTCCCCTGGCATGCCGGACCGCCGAGGCCATCTCGGTGAAACTCGGGTATGCCGCTCCTACCGCGGGTCTGTAA
- the rho gene encoding transcription termination factor Rho: MNLQELKGKKINELAAIAKGLNIEGASSLRKQDLIFAILNAQTEKNGMIFGEGVLECLPDGFGFLRAPDYNYLPGPDDIYVSPSQIRRFNLHTGDTVSGQIRPPKEGERYFALLKVETVNFEPPEVARDKILFDNLTPLYPDEKLKLETAPDNMSMRVMELVSPIGKGQRGLIVAPPRTGKTMLIQNIANSIAENHPEVYLIVLLIDERPEEVTDMQRSVKGEVVSSTFDEPATRHVQVAEMVIEKAKRLVEHKRDVVILLDSITRLARAYNTVLPPSGKILTGGVDANALQKPKRFFGAARNIEEGGSLTIIASALVDTGSKMDEVIFEEFKGTGNMEVHLDRKLVEKRTFPAIDINKSGTRKEELLVEKSALNRIWILRKVLHPMNVVDSMEFLLEKLSETKDNQAFLDSMSR; encoded by the coding sequence ATGAACCTGCAGGAGCTTAAAGGGAAAAAAATCAACGAACTGGCTGCCATTGCCAAGGGGTTGAACATTGAGGGCGCGTCCAGTCTGCGCAAGCAGGACCTGATCTTCGCCATTCTCAACGCCCAGACCGAAAAGAACGGCATGATCTTCGGCGAGGGGGTTCTGGAGTGCCTTCCCGACGGCTTCGGCTTTCTGAGGGCGCCGGATTACAACTACCTGCCGGGCCCCGACGACATCTACGTATCGCCGTCGCAGATCCGCCGCTTCAACCTCCATACGGGCGATACCGTTTCGGGGCAGATCCGTCCTCCCAAGGAGGGTGAGCGCTATTTCGCTCTTCTCAAGGTGGAGACGGTCAACTTCGAGCCCCCTGAGGTCGCCCGCGACAAGATTCTGTTCGACAACCTGACTCCTCTCTATCCCGACGAAAAGCTCAAACTCGAAACCGCGCCGGACAATATGTCGATGCGCGTCATGGAGCTTGTCTCCCCTATCGGCAAGGGGCAACGGGGGCTCATCGTGGCGCCGCCGCGTACCGGCAAGACGATGCTCATTCAGAACATCGCCAATTCCATTGCCGAAAATCACCCCGAAGTCTATCTGATCGTGCTGCTCATCGACGAACGGCCCGAAGAGGTGACCGACATGCAGCGCTCGGTCAAGGGGGAAGTAGTCTCCTCCACCTTTGACGAACCGGCCACCCGCCACGTGCAGGTGGCTGAGATGGTCATCGAAAAGGCCAAGCGCCTGGTGGAGCACAAGCGCGACGTGGTGATTCTCCTCGACTCCATAACCCGTCTTGCCCGGGCTTACAATACGGTGCTTCCTCCTTCCGGCAAAATCCTCACCGGCGGGGTTGACGCCAACGCCCTCCAGAAGCCCAAGCGCTTTTTCGGCGCTGCCCGCAATATCGAAGAGGGGGGGTCTCTGACCATCATCGCGTCGGCCCTGGTGGATACCGGCAGCAAGATGGATGAGGTTATCTTCGAAGAGTTCAAGGGGACCGGAAACATGGAGGTTCACCTGGACCGCAAACTGGTGGAGAAGCGGACCTTCCCGGCCATCGACATCAACAAGTCCGGCACCCGCAAGGAAGAGCTGCTGGTGGAGAAGAGCGCGCTCAACCGCATCTGGATTCTGCGCAAGGTCCTCCATCCCATGAACGTGGTCGACAGCATGGAGTTCCTCTTGGAGAAGCTCTCCGAGACCAAGGACAATCAGGCGTTTCTCGACTCCATGAGCAGGTAG
- the rpmE gene encoding 50S ribosomal protein L31 produces the protein MKEGIHPKYNDVMVKCACGNSFQTRSTKTEISTEICSACHPFFTGKQKLIDTAGRVERFRKKYGM, from the coding sequence ATGAAAGAAGGGATTCATCCGAAGTACAACGACGTGATGGTCAAGTGCGCCTGTGGCAACTCGTTCCAGACCCGTTCCACCAAAACCGAGATTTCGACCGAAATCTGCTCCGCCTGCCATCCTTTCTTCACCGGCAAGCAAAAGCTCATTGACACTGCCGGCCGCGTCGAGCGCTTCAGGAAGAAGTACGGCATGTAA
- the prfA gene encoding peptide chain release factor 1, with protein sequence MFEKIEELEVRYHELESLLADPAVLGNQPEFRRLSREHNDLTPLIESYRTYKKVLEEMEGNRELLADPEMKEMAQAELEELEQRQEELEGEIKLLLLPRDPNDDRNVILEIRAGTGGDESALFAGDLFRMYSRFAERNRWKVEVMSASESERGGFKEIVALIEGQGVFAKLKYESGTHRVQRVPETEAQGRIHTSACTVAVLPEAEDIEVDINPADLKIDVYRASGAGGQHVNKTESAVRITHIPTGIVVECQDERSQIKNRAKAMKVLKTKILDGLHQEQNARIAADRKQQVGSGDRSERIRTYNFPQGRMTDHRIGLTLYRLDSLMEGDIAEVVDALRTHYQMEALKAQAEAA encoded by the coding sequence ATGTTCGAGAAGATAGAAGAACTGGAAGTACGTTACCACGAGCTCGAATCGTTGCTGGCCGACCCCGCGGTGCTTGGCAATCAGCCCGAATTCCGCAGGCTGTCCCGGGAGCATAACGACCTGACGCCGCTCATCGAGTCCTATCGCACGTACAAAAAGGTGCTGGAGGAGATGGAGGGGAACCGGGAGTTGCTGGCCGATCCCGAGATGAAGGAAATGGCCCAGGCCGAGCTGGAGGAACTGGAGCAGCGACAGGAGGAACTGGAAGGCGAAATCAAGCTCCTTCTCCTGCCCAGGGATCCAAACGACGACCGCAACGTAATTCTGGAAATCCGCGCCGGCACCGGCGGCGACGAATCGGCCCTCTTCGCGGGCGACCTGTTCCGGATGTATTCCCGCTTTGCCGAGCGCAACCGCTGGAAGGTGGAGGTCATGTCCGCCTCCGAGTCGGAGCGGGGGGGCTTCAAGGAGATCGTGGCCCTCATCGAGGGGCAGGGGGTATTTGCCAAGCTCAAGTACGAATCGGGGACCCACCGGGTACAACGGGTGCCGGAGACCGAGGCTCAGGGGCGCATCCACACGAGCGCCTGCACCGTTGCGGTTCTGCCCGAGGCCGAAGATATCGAGGTGGACATCAACCCGGCCGATCTCAAGATCGACGTCTACCGTGCCTCCGGGGCCGGCGGGCAGCACGTCAACAAGACCGAATCGGCAGTCCGGATCACCCACATTCCCACCGGGATCGTGGTGGAGTGCCAGGACGAGCGGAGCCAGATCAAGAACCGGGCCAAGGCCATGAAGGTTCTGAAGACCAAGATCCTCGACGGTCTCCATCAGGAGCAGAACGCACGGATCGCCGCGGACCGGAAACAGCAAGTGGGAAGCGGCGACCGGAGCGAGCGGATCCGTACCTACAACTTCCCCCAGGGCCGGATGACTGATCACCGGATCGGCCTCACCCTCTACCGCCTCGACTCTCTCATGGAAGGAGACATCGCCGAGGTGGTGGATGCGCTCCGCACTCATTATCAGATGGAGGCCCTGAAGGCCCAGGCCGAAGCGGCCTGA
- a CDS encoding DUF1385 domain-containing protein — protein sequence MTQRLRMFLVQLLLVAERINVGGQAVLEGVMMRAPRSMAIAVRRPGGDIAVKREEVPPLSERYPIVKLPVLRGAVALFTSLAMGLKALNFSANEAIAEEEGEKEEISSWALGGTMAVALGFGILLFFVLPLYLTKLLVPVIGSSNIVFNLVDGVIRVVVFLLYIVSISRMSDIERVFQYHGAEHKTIYAFEAGDELTAATVQKYSRLHPRCGTSFLLIVMLVSIVIFSLIPKLWPFWMKAGARVVLLPVIAGVSYEFLKWSAKNDQNPLVKLIIAPGLALQRLTTREPDDSQVEVAIRSMTEALEVNDGYRDDRLVV from the coding sequence ATGACGCAACGGCTGAGAATGTTTCTGGTGCAGCTGCTCCTGGTTGCCGAACGGATCAATGTGGGCGGGCAGGCCGTGCTGGAAGGGGTGATGATGCGTGCCCCCCGGTCCATGGCTATTGCCGTGCGCCGGCCGGGCGGCGATATCGCCGTCAAACGGGAGGAGGTACCCCCTCTCTCTGAACGGTATCCCATTGTCAAATTGCCTGTTCTCCGGGGGGCGGTGGCGCTCTTTACCTCGCTGGCCATGGGGCTCAAGGCGCTCAATTTCTCGGCCAACGAGGCCATTGCGGAGGAAGAAGGGGAGAAGGAGGAGATTTCGTCCTGGGCCCTCGGGGGAACCATGGCGGTTGCCCTCGGCTTCGGTATCCTGCTCTTTTTCGTGCTGCCCCTCTATCTCACCAAGCTTCTGGTGCCGGTCATCGGCTCGTCCAATATCGTTTTCAACCTGGTGGACGGCGTCATCCGGGTTGTGGTGTTTCTCCTCTATATCGTATCGATCTCCCGCATGAGCGATATCGAGCGAGTATTTCAGTATCACGGGGCCGAGCACAAAACCATCTACGCCTTCGAGGCCGGCGATGAACTAACGGCGGCTACGGTGCAGAAATACAGCCGTCTCCACCCCCGGTGCGGCACGAGCTTTCTTCTCATTGTCATGCTTGTGAGCATCGTTATCTTCTCGCTCATTCCCAAGCTCTGGCCCTTCTGGATGAAAGCGGGCGCCCGGGTGGTGCTGCTGCCCGTCATCGCCGGGGTTTCCTACGAGTTTCTCAAGTGGAGCGCAAAAAATGACCAGAACCCACTGGTGAAGCTCATTATCGCCCCGGGCCTCGCGCTTCAGCGACTCACCACGCGCGAACCCGACGACAGCCAGGTGGAGGTGGCGATCCGCTCTATGACCGAGGCCCTGGAAGTGAACGACGGCTACCGGGATGATCGTCTGGTGGTGTAA